The DNA window ATGGATCTATGCTTAGTCGAAGCAAATGGCTCGATGAAAGCATTTCTTGATAAATATCTCACTCCCGTCCAAGGCAAAATTGTTGATACACATGGCAATGTCTTGGGTGAGCATGATGGCACTTATCACTACACCATCGGTCAGCGCAAAGGGTTGGGTGTAGCGGCGGCAAATCCTCTGTATGTGGTTGCCCTCGATCCTATTAAAAATGAAGTTGTACTAGGCGATCGCTCAGAAGCCCACGACAAAGAATGCTCGATCAATCAAGTGAACTGGGTATCACTCGCTCCTACTGATCAGCCATTTCACGCCGAAGTGCAAGTGCGCTATCGGACGGCTCCAGCCCCTGCGACTATAATTCCCCTCGAAGGCGATCGCGCAAGGATTGTTTTTGATGAGCCACAATTTAGTATTGCTCCTGGTCAAGCGGCAGTTTTTTATCGTGATGACTTGTTACTCGGCGGCGGACTGATCGAATCCAAGCAATAGAAAAAGGGACGCTAAGCGTCCCTTTTTTTATTAGAGCTAAAGATGATAGGCGGCGCGAAGCGCCGCCTATCATCTTTAGCTGAATACCATTTTTTTATGCAGTTGGTACTACTTGTTTTCTTAAAGATATTAAGCGACGCTTGGCGGTTTCATTTTTTTCATCCAGCTTTTGCACTTTCTCATACATCTCGATCGCTTGAGGTAGCAGTTTTTTCTTCTCATAGGCATGACCAAGATTATTAATGGCAGTCACATAGCCATCTTGTAAGGCGATCGCCTCCTTATAATTTTTGATCGCCAAATCATACTGCTCTTGGGAGAAATAGGAAAATCCTAAGGCATTATAAACTTCGGCAATATTTTCTCCTCCTTCTTTCAGCGCCTTATTAAACAGGGTAATTGCTTGAGCGTAGAGCTTTTTTCGCAAATACACACTACCAAGTTGGTAATAGTCCTCAGGTGTGCCTTTTTCCTTTTGGAGCTTAGGCTGTAGGTCAGAAATTACATTTTCTAAACTACGTGCTTTCAAAATCTGGCGGATAACTAACCAGCTAACCCCAGCTAGCAGCACAACTAATGCCCCAAGGTATGCGATCGCTAATGTACTATCCATAGGTGTTTACTAACTTCAAATTAATTTTATTAATAGAGCTTTTCCATCATTGCACTCTAGTAATTGGTTTAGGTGTTTTAAAAAGTAATTTTTAACAAAAATCCAAAAGGAGTGACTTACTAAGCGAGGCTCTCCTTTTGGGATTATCCAAAATTTGCCAAAATGATAACTTTTGTTGTAGTATAATAAACCGTGAAATTGTTTGGGCTAGTAGCTCAGTTGTATAGAGCAATCGCCTTCTAAGCGATCGGTCGATGGTTAGAGTCCATCCTAGCCTGTTTTAAAGATATAGAGTTGCGGCGCTTTGCGCCGCAACTCTACTTTTGGTTTTTAAAGATGAATCAATATTTTGCAACTGTGGCGAGAGGCTTAGAAGCACTGGCTGCACAAGAATTAGAACAGCTCGGCGCACATTCCGTTGAAGCAGGATTTTGTGGTGTTAGCTTTGAAGGCGATCGCACTTTGCTCTATCGGGTAAATCTATGGGCGCGGCTACCATTTCGGATCTTGATGCACCTCGATCAGTTTGATTGCCTCGATGCTGATGATCTTTATAAAGGGATCAAAGCGATCGACTGGTCAGAATTTCTCACGCCTGAAATGACCTTAGCTGTTAATGCCACTGGCAAAAACGATTATCTCAATCACACGCATTTCACCGCCTTACAAGTTAAAAATGCGATCGTCGATCAGCAGAAAGAGAAATTCGGTGAGCGATCGGATGTCGATGTACAGGAAGCAGATGTGCGGATCGGTGTCCATATTGATGACAATGGCTGTACCGTCAGCCTCGATAGCTCTGGCAATAGTTTGCACCGTCGCGGCTATCGCCCTGCCGTAGGCGCAGCACCACTAAAAGAATCTCTTGCCGCCGCCTTAATCCAGATATCAGGTTGGCAACCAGACCAGATGTTTTACGATCCACTTTGCGGTTCTGGAACTTTACCCCTAGAAGCGAGTTTAAAAGCTCTAAATATAGCCCCTGGTATGTTTCGCGATAGTTTTGGCTTTGAGACTTGGCTAGATTTCGACCAAGAACTTTTAGCTCGACTAATTCAAGAAGCGGATGATAATCGTTTAGATGCTTTGCCTGCACCAATCTGGGGTAGCGATCGCAATCCTGAAGTGGTGGATCAAGCAGTTATTAATGCCAAAAACTGCGGCTTAGCCAATCATGTCTATTTCTCAGCGTTAGATTTAGCAGAAGTAGTTGCACCTGCTGATAGTGGAGTTGTTTTTTGCAATCCTCCTTATGGCGAAAGATTAGGAAGAGATAGCGATTTGGGAGCTTTTTATAAGCAATTAGGGAATGTTCTTAAACAGCAATTTAAGGGATGGACTGCTTTTGTCTTGAGTGGTAATAAGCAGCTATCGCAAACAATTGGATTAAAGTGTGCAGAGCGAACAGCCGTATTAAATGGTGCATTGCCCTGTCAGTTAATGAAGTACGAACTCTATTAGGATTAAGAAATGCAGCACAAAGCGCTGCATTTCTTAAAGATTCTTAGAATCAATATCTAAAAATCAATAAACAAACTTGGATCAACATGGAAAAACTCGCCAAGTGATTTAGCTTGACTTTTGCTAATAGTTCTTTTGCCATTGATAACTTCAGAAACTACTCCACGAGAGCCAATTAAACCTACGAGGTCAGTTTGTCTTGGTCCTCTCTCTTCCATTAGATGCAACAAGATGGAATGAGGAGTTGAAGCGGCTAACTGATAATGTTCATCTTCAAATTTCTCGATCAGCGAAACTAAAAGTCGAAGAATCTGTTCTTTTTCTAGAGACAGATTCTTCTCAGCTAGCAGACTTTCAACAATACCTAAAGCGCGATCGTTTTCTTCTTCAGTAGAAATAACTTGTGCCTGAATGTTTGCTAATAGCAATCCATCTTTAAACATGTTTTTCAAGTGCTAATTCAACAAGCCGATCGCATAGTTCTGTAAAAGGAATACCAGAGTATTCCCATAATTTGGGATACATGCTTAGCGAAGTAAATCCTGGGAAAGTATTAATTTCATTGATTAAAACCGTTCCCGTTGCTTCCACATAGAAAAAGTCAACTCTGGCTAAACCTGAACCTGCCACAGTTTGGAATGCTTTCACTGCCATTGACTGCACTGCTTGAGTCACGTTGTCGGGCAACTTACTAGGAATAATCAGATCTGCCATACCAGCAGTGTATTTGGTTTCATAATCGTAGAAATCGCTAGTGAAAGTAATTTCACCGATCGCAGAAGCTTGGGGTTGTTCATTGCCGAGAACCGCACATTCGATTTCACGGGCAACAACGCCTTGCTCGATGATAATGCGCGGATCGTAGCTAGTAGCACTAGCGATCGCTTCTTTTAACTGAGTGCGATCGCGTACTTTGGAAATACCAACTGAGGAGCCAAGGTTAGAAGGCTTCACAAAACAGGGATAGCCGAGGGTTGCTTCGATATGCTCACTCCATGCTGGCTCATCCTGTTGCCATTGCCAACGATTTAGAGCTACATACTTGACCTGAGGTAAGCCAGCATTAGCAAAAATCGCCTTCATCGCAATCTTATCCATTCCCACCGAAGAGGCAAGCACCCCGTTGCCAACATAGGGCTTATGCATCAATTGCAATAGACCCTGCACTGTCCCATCTTCACCATTTGGCCCATGGAGGACAGGAAACCAAAGATCAACTTGCTGAACTTCTGTTGGCAAGAAAAAAGCGGCATTAGTTAATAATTCTGAATCCTGTAAACCTTTACCAGCATCCAAAACTTTTTTTGACACATCAGGACTGCGCCAAGTGCCATCACGTTGAATATAAAAAGGCTGAACATGATAACGAGGATTTTGGCTGAGGGCTGAGGCGATCGCTTTTGCCGATGTAATTGACACATCATGTTCGCCTGACTGTCCACCAAATAACAAGCCGACATAAAGAGGAGACTTTGCCGCCAAATCTATCGATATACCAGTCATTAGTAAACACCCTCATCAAATTGAAATCAAACTTTTAGTACTGAATACTTTACATCAAAGTTTTGAAGTCTTAACAAACAGTTGGGCTTAATTACAGCAATTACTATTTTTCTACTTTCAGCAGCGTAAGTGCTGAAAGTAGAAAAATAGTAATTGCTGATCCTACTTAAATTAATGATAAATCGAGATCAAGATTGCTCTGAGAGGCATATTTCTTTGTATTGAGATATACAGAAACTTCTTTTCTACTCCCCTTAAATAAAAGACAACTTTGTATACAGTATACATTTTCAAATTTAACAGGGCAATAATGCTTCATACTTTCCAGAAACAGTTAAATAGAATTCTCCTTATTGCCGTCTCAACAGCATTGCTAGCTGCTTGTAATTCTGCGCCTCCAAGTACTACAAGCACTACTTCTGGAGACAAGACTACTGCTCCTACTACTGCATCATCGCCCCAAACTGGTAGTACGGACAAAAAGGAAAAACAAAAGATTCGTGTACAACTACCTTTTTTGAAACAAAGTCTTGATGCGCCATTGATTTGGGCGATCGAAAAGGGTTACTTTGCTGAAGAAGGATTGGATGTCAGTTATGAGCGCGGTTTCGGTAATGCTGACACAATCAGTAAGCTGGGTACTGGCAAGTATGACATGGCATTTAGCGATGTCTATAATGCGATGGAATTCAATGACAAGAATCCTAATGACAAGATTCTTGCCGTAGCTTTTTACCAAAATAAAGCACCTTTCTCCATTGTTACTTTTAAAGCAAATGGAATTAAGACCCCCGCCGATTTGGTTGGCAAAAAACTCGGTGCACCAGCAGGTGATGGACCTCGGAAACTTTTCCCACTTTTTGCGAAAGAGATAAAGATTGCGCCTGATTCGGTGACTTGGGACACGATGGAACCTAAGCTGCGTGAGACGTTTTTATTGCAAGGAAAAGTTGATGCTGTCAGTGGTTTCTACACTTCGGTCATTCCATCTTTGATCAAAGGTGGTAAGACTATGGATGATATCCAAATCTTCTTCTATGACGAGTTTGGTTTAGATTTCTATGGAAATGGAATTTTGGTTAAGCAAGATTTTATGACCAAGAATCCTGATGCGATTAAAGCATTCCTTAAAGCATATTTCCGTGGGATGCAGGAGGTTGTGAAAGACCCTACTGCTGCACTTGACCTAGTTGTTTCCACCGATCAAAGTAAGTTAATGGATCGCGATGCTGAAAAGCTGCGCCTGAAATTGGCGATCGAACGGATGTATGTGACTCCAGAAGTCGAGGCAGCTGGCTTCGGTGGTGCGGACATGAAACGTCTAGAAAAGAGTATTAATCAGACAACTGAAGGCTTCAAATTGAAGCCAGTAACTGTCGCTGATGTCTTCACAGATAAGTTTTTGCCTGCTAAAGAACAACGCATGGTTCCTCCAACTAGCGATCGCAAGCCTTTGCAGTAAATAGAACCCAAATACATGAAAACGATTGGCTTAGTCAATCGTTTTCATGTATTTGATAATTGGCTTAAAAAAGTCCACACTCAATAAATTGGTACAGAAAAATGGTTCAGCCTGTAACGTCTTCATCTACTGAAACCTCCGTTTCTCCTAAACCTTTACTAGAATTTGATCGCATCGGATTAGAATACCCGTTTGAAGAATCAGTGCGGACGATTATTCAGGAAATCTCCCTCACAGTAGAACCTGGAGAGTTTGTTACATTTGTTGGTCCTAGTGGATGCGGGAAAACCTCAATTTTGAGAATGGTCTCAGGATTAAGCCCTACCAAAATTGGAGAGCTGCGCTGTCATGGACAAGCCGTAAAAAAACCGCTCAAGAATGTCGGCATCGCCTTCCAAAATCCTGTATTGCTGCCTTGGCGACGCACTATTGATAATGTTTTACTACCACTAGAAATAGTATCCCCCTACAAGCGAGACTTTAAAGTTAATCGTGCCAAATATCTAGAGATGGCACAAAAGCTATTGAAAGCAGTAGGATTAAAAGATTTTCAGCAGCAGTTCCCTTGGCAGTTATCAGGTGGGATGCGTCAGAGAGCTTCACTTTGCCGTGCGCTAATTCACCAACCAGAGATTTTGCTGTTAGACGAGCCTTTTGGCGCACTTGATGCCTTTACCCGTGAAGAAATGTGGGTGATGCTCCAAACCCTATGGATGGAGGCAAAATGCGTAGGAATGCTAATCACCCATGATTTACGCGAGGCTGTATTTCTGTCGGACACAGTATATGTAATGAGTCCTAGACCTAGCGAGATTGCTTTCAAACTGAAGATCGATCTACCTCGTCCGAGAACCTTAGAAATGTGTCTCAGCGATGAATTTGCTCATCTTGCCGCCGAGTTACGTCGTCATATCCATAAGAGTTAGAAAAGGAATCTATTTTAGCCAGATTTTTTGTCTTCACAATTTTTTGCAATCAGTAATGAGGAAAATATATGCAGGGAGCTGTTGACCATTCAAGGCGGGTAAATAAAAAGTTTGATTTTGAAGCTTTTCTAAATACAAAAACCGCGACGATTATCTTGCCTACGATCGCTACAGTTGTATTATTTATTGTCTGGGAATTGGCAGTAATCATCTTTAAAATTCAACCTTTTAACTTACCTGCCCCTACAAAAATCCTCGAAGCGACCATCAAATTTGCACCACAACTTGCAGAAAACTCTTGGAGAACCATCTGGACAACCTTTGCAGGTTTTGTGCTAGCCAGCGTAGTTGGCATCGTGTTGGGATTCCTGATTGGTTATTCCAAACTTATTTATTTAACTTTCTATCCATTACTAGTTGCATTTAATACTATTCCTAAGTCAGCATTAGTACCACTACTGGCTGTATGGTTTGGTGCAAATGCTATTCCTGCGATCGTAACCGCCTTTGCACTTGCCTTCTTCCCGATCGCTGTTAACGTAGCGTTAGGATTAGAAACCATCGAACCTGAAATGAAAGATGTCATGCGAGCTTTGGGTGCTTCAGATTTTGAGATATTCCAGAAGGTTGGCTGGCCGCATACTTTGCCCTATGTGTTTGCCTCTCTCAAGATCGCCGTTTCTTTTTCCTTCATTGGAGCCGTCATCGCTGAGTCGATCGCGTCTAATGCGGGTTTAGGTTATCTAATCGTTCAGGCTGCCTCAGACTTTAATGTGCCTCTTGCTTTTTCAGCACTGATTACTCTAGCCATCTTAGGTGTAATGCTCTACACCTTATTTGTTGCCATTGAGAAAAAAGTGATTTACTGGGCTAGATAAATAATTTGCAAACAATAAAAAAGGCTCGCGTAAGCGAGCCTTTTTTATTGTTTGCAAATTATTTAGGTTTTGGTAGCCATGCCCAATGGCAATAGTTTGGATGTAAATGGTCTTTTGGCTCATGGCTTTCTAGTACATCTTCAGATATTTGGCGATCGCGGTAATCGCTATATTTTTGCTGTTGTTGATTTTCACGGGTAATCTTCATGATTTCGATCCATAAATAATAACTTATATTTGTATTATAAACTACAAATACAGTTAAGACGCAACAATAGTCATCAAATAATGACTATTGTTGCGTCTTAATACAAAGCTATAAAGTTTCGTTACACTTTTGTGGATTAAAAAGCAACCTCAGTAAGGGTTTTGCATACACAAAATGACGTAGCCATTTTGTGTATGTTATGTCGCCGCACATATAGGGCAACCACAGGCACTTCTTGAAATCTTAAATTTAGCTGATTTTAGCGATCGAGGCTTCAGGGCTTCAACGATTGGCAATTGCAGGAATTTCTTATAGTCGTTAAAAATTTTTGATTATGCAAAAAAAAGATAATATTAAATTAATGCAGTGTATTAGTAAGTAGATTTGGGGGTTAACGATATGAATCGTACGTACGATTACTCAAAAAAGCATTCCCAATTACCATCTTCAGTTAACCCCACAACTCTAAATTTGCAAACTAGAGCGTTTGCGCCACCTCAGACGGATCTGGATGAAGATGCCCCAGTTCGATCTGGAGTTGGGCATTCTGAGAATTTTCTAGAAAAAATAATTAATCAGCGCAGCTCAGAATCGTCTGATACGCCAATCCAAGAAAACCCGCATAATCGCTTGAAGGCGATCGCAGCTAAGCGTATGGCGATCCAAGCCAAGCTGAATATTGGTCAGCCAAATGATAAGTATGAGCAGGAAGCTGACGATACAGCATCTAAAGTCGTTAAACAGATAAATTCGACATCAAATGATCATTCTGTCCAAAAGAAAGAATTGATGGAAGAAGAGGATGAACTGCAAATGAAACCAATCTCTTCCATCCAAAGAGAACAGTTGATAGAAGATAATGATAAAGAATTGCAAATGAAGTCTTTGCTTCAGAGAAGTGAAAATCCTTTTGAGGGAGAAGCACCAACTGATTTAGAGTCATCGATTCAGCGTGCGCGAGGTAGCGGTCAGTCGCTAGATTCTGGACTGCAAGAAAAGATGGGTCAAGCGATGGGCGCAGACTTTAGCGATGTAAAGGTACATACAGATTCGCAGTCAGATCAGTTAAACAGATCGATTCAGGCAAAAGCTTTTACAACTGGGCAAGATGTATTTTTTCGGCAGGGGGCTTATGAGCCAAGTAGTAGACTAGGACAAGAGCTAATAGCCCATGAGTTGACCCATGTAGTGCAACAAAATGATGGGGCGGTTCAGCGATCGCCATTGAAAGATGTCTTACAACGAGATGATGAGGTGTCCCCAACAGTAGGAGGTTTCGGTGGTGGTGCGATTGAAGGAGGTGGCAATTTCTTAGAATTTCTTGATGATGCGGCAAGCGCGATCAAAACAGTAATCGATCCAAGTAGTGGCACTGTGGAAAAGGGGATTGCTGGCAGCAAAGCGCTTGGCAGCTTGACAGGGACAGTCGTAGCAGGACTCAAGGCAAATGAAATCGAAACAATGACAAGTTGCTTGGAAGCTATGTCTGAGGGATTGAAGATATTTGATGCGGGTAAGGAAATCTGGGAATCGGTACGTAAGGTCGATTTTTGGAACGACACAACAATGCAAACTTTTGAAAATGTCGCACTAGTTATTAGTAAGTTGGGAGACTTTATCGTTAGTTCTACTAAAATAGCTAACGCTTTTGTTAGTGCTATGGAATGGAGTACTGGGCGGTTAGCATCTTTTGTAAAGTGGCTTCCTCTAAGCGAATTAATCATGAAGTGCGTCAAGTTTATGACAGCAGTCAAAAAGTGGATATTTTCTCTCACAAGCTATAAACAATTGAAATTAATTCAGGGCAATATGGCAGACCCGGCCAAGCAAAAGCAAGTCAGCTATTTGGTGGATGAGCAATGGAGCAGGCTTAAGAATGGTGCAGTTCCTATCGCCTCAAATGGCGTAGATTTTGCTTCAGAGACTGCGAAGTATTTCCCTAGCTTGGGAATCAATGTGGCAATCGTAGCCAGTTTGGGAGCAGCATCAAAAGCAGTTCCATTAGGACATAAAGTCTTAACCACAGGGTACGATTATGTTCGACAAGGATGGAGAAGTGTTATCAAGAATTATGCAAGCACCAACATAGCAGGATATCTTGCAGCCACAGATAAGGCAGACTTGCAAGCTTTCAGGGATGGTCTAACAAATTTCGTCTTGAACGAAAGGAATCAACCCAATGGGATGGTCATTCTAGAATCTCTCGGATTAGGAGCAAGGGTTCAGACAATGGGAGACCAAAAGGCAAAAATCGCTATTGAGGAAGCAGTAAAAGACATTAAATAGGATAACCTATCTCATAGTTTAGACTGCGATCGCCTCTCATCACTCATAACACCCGATCGCCTATTCCTCAAATCAAACAGCGATCGCCCTCAGCACAAAATCTTTGGATGAATTTGTATTGACAACGTAAATACGCTTTGGCTAAAATATACGGTATGGATGTGTATTTTGTTCTGAACGGGATTAAATTTGTTTGGAATGAGGAGAAGGCTCGAATTAATCCTATTAATCATGATGGTGTGACATTTCAGCAAGCTACTGAAGCCTTTTTTGATCCATTTTTAGTAGTAGTTGATGCAAGTCGTAATGATGAAGAGAGAGACGCTGTGATTGGTTTAGATAAACGATGGAATCTTCTTTACGTTGTTTATGTTGAACGGGAGAACGATTTAGTTCGGATTATTTCAGCAAGAAAAGCAACTCGCAAGGAGCATGAATATTATGAAAACTGAAGCTTTAAAAAAACGATTGGATCGAAATCGTCCGATGGCAACAGTGACAATCCGTATTCCTGAAGATGTTATCGATGATTTGAAAAAAGTTGCACCATTGTTAGGATTTTCTGGATATCAGCCTTTAATTCGTGCTTATATTGGGCAGGGGCTTCGTGCTGATCTTGAGAGACTGGATGGAGATTCTGTTTCTATATTTATTGAGAGCTTAAAGCGTCACGGTGTGAGTGATGAGGTGATTCGTGACGCTTTGAGTGAGGTTGTTTAAAATCAAACAGCGATCGCCACTCACCACCAAAACCCGATCGCCTATTTCCTCAAATCAAACAGCGATCGCCCCTTCATCACCCACAAAACCCGATCGCCTATTTCTCAACATCAAACAGCGATCGCCCCCTCACCACCCATAAAACCTGATCGCCTATTTCCCACATCAACTAACAATTATTTAATAGTGAAAGCGGCAGGCGAGAATTCTGATTTTATCGTCTAAAACTTCATAAACTAGACGATGTTCTTGATCGATACGGCGCGACCAACAGCCAGATAGATCGTGTTTTAGTGCTTCAGGTTGTCCTGTGCCTTCAAATGGATTACGTTGGACTTCACGAATCAGTTTGATGATTTTTAAAGCTTTTTTACGATCATTTTCAATCCACCAAGCTAAGTCCTCAAAAGCATCTGCATCAAATTCCAAGTTT is part of the Pseudanabaena sp. BC1403 genome and encodes:
- a CDS encoding D-alanine--D-alanine ligase family protein, whose protein sequence is MTGISIDLAAKSPLYVGLLFGGQSGEHDVSITSAKAIASALSQNPRYHVQPFYIQRDGTWRSPDVSKKVLDAGKGLQDSELLTNAAFFLPTEVQQVDLWFPVLHGPNGEDGTVQGLLQLMHKPYVGNGVLASSVGMDKIAMKAIFANAGLPQVKYVALNRWQWQQDEPAWSEHIEATLGYPCFVKPSNLGSSVGISKVRDRTQLKEAIASATSYDPRIIIEQGVVAREIECAVLGNEQPQASAIGEITFTSDFYDYETKYTAGMADLIIPSKLPDNVTQAVQSMAVKAFQTVAGSGLARVDFFYVEATGTVLINEINTFPGFTSLSMYPKLWEYSGIPFTELCDRLVELALEKHV
- a CDS encoding BrnT family toxin, with the translated sequence MDVYFVLNGIKFVWNEEKARINPINHDGVTFQQATEAFFDPFLVVVDASRNDEERDAVIGLDKRWNLLYVVYVERENDLVRIISARKATRKEHEYYEN
- a CDS encoding DUF4157 domain-containing protein, with the translated sequence MNRTYDYSKKHSQLPSSVNPTTLNLQTRAFAPPQTDLDEDAPVRSGVGHSENFLEKIINQRSSESSDTPIQENPHNRLKAIAAKRMAIQAKLNIGQPNDKYEQEADDTASKVVKQINSTSNDHSVQKKELMEEEDELQMKPISSIQREQLIEDNDKELQMKSLLQRSENPFEGEAPTDLESSIQRARGSGQSLDSGLQEKMGQAMGADFSDVKVHTDSQSDQLNRSIQAKAFTTGQDVFFRQGAYEPSSRLGQELIAHELTHVVQQNDGAVQRSPLKDVLQRDDEVSPTVGGFGGGAIEGGGNFLEFLDDAASAIKTVIDPSSGTVEKGIAGSKALGSLTGTVVAGLKANEIETMTSCLEAMSEGLKIFDAGKEIWESVRKVDFWNDTTMQTFENVALVISKLGDFIVSSTKIANAFVSAMEWSTGRLASFVKWLPLSELIMKCVKFMTAVKKWIFSLTSYKQLKLIQGNMADPAKQKQVSYLVDEQWSRLKNGAVPIASNGVDFASETAKYFPSLGINVAIVASLGAASKAVPLGHKVLTTGYDYVRQGWRSVIKNYASTNIAGYLAATDKADLQAFRDGLTNFVLNERNQPNGMVILESLGLGARVQTMGDQKAKIAIEEAVKDIK
- a CDS encoding ABC transporter permease, with protein sequence MQGAVDHSRRVNKKFDFEAFLNTKTATIILPTIATVVLFIVWELAVIIFKIQPFNLPAPTKILEATIKFAPQLAENSWRTIWTTFAGFVLASVVGIVLGFLIGYSKLIYLTFYPLLVAFNTIPKSALVPLLAVWFGANAIPAIVTAFALAFFPIAVNVALGLETIEPEMKDVMRALGASDFEIFQKVGWPHTLPYVFASLKIAVSFSFIGAVIAESIASNAGLGYLIVQAASDFNVPLAFSALITLAILGVMLYTLFVAIEKKVIYWAR
- a CDS encoding class I SAM-dependent RNA methyltransferase; this encodes MNQYFATVARGLEALAAQELEQLGAHSVEAGFCGVSFEGDRTLLYRVNLWARLPFRILMHLDQFDCLDADDLYKGIKAIDWSEFLTPEMTLAVNATGKNDYLNHTHFTALQVKNAIVDQQKEKFGERSDVDVQEADVRIGVHIDDNGCTVSLDSSGNSLHRRGYRPAVGAAPLKESLAAALIQISGWQPDQMFYDPLCGSGTLPLEASLKALNIAPGMFRDSFGFETWLDFDQELLARLIQEADDNRLDALPAPIWGSDRNPEVVDQAVINAKNCGLANHVYFSALDLAEVVAPADSGVVFCNPPYGERLGRDSDLGAFYKQLGNVLKQQFKGWTAFVLSGNKQLSQTIGLKCAERTAVLNGALPCQLMKYELY
- a CDS encoding Txe/YoeB family addiction module toxin gives rise to the protein MESLWNQPVKNLEFDADAFEDLAWWIENDRKKALKIIKLIREVQRNPFEGTGQPEALKHDLSGCWSRRIDQEHRLVYEVLDDKIRILACRFHY
- a CDS encoding ABC transporter ATP-binding protein; the encoded protein is MVQPVTSSSTETSVSPKPLLEFDRIGLEYPFEESVRTIIQEISLTVEPGEFVTFVGPSGCGKTSILRMVSGLSPTKIGELRCHGQAVKKPLKNVGIAFQNPVLLPWRRTIDNVLLPLEIVSPYKRDFKVNRAKYLEMAQKLLKAVGLKDFQQQFPWQLSGGMRQRASLCRALIHQPEILLLDEPFGALDAFTREEMWVMLQTLWMEAKCVGMLITHDLREAVFLSDTVYVMSPRPSEIAFKLKIDLPRPRTLEMCLSDEFAHLAAELRRHIHKS
- a CDS encoding ABC transporter substrate-binding protein; protein product: MLHTFQKQLNRILLIAVSTALLAACNSAPPSTTSTTSGDKTTAPTTASSPQTGSTDKKEKQKIRVQLPFLKQSLDAPLIWAIEKGYFAEEGLDVSYERGFGNADTISKLGTGKYDMAFSDVYNAMEFNDKNPNDKILAVAFYQNKAPFSIVTFKANGIKTPADLVGKKLGAPAGDGPRKLFPLFAKEIKIAPDSVTWDTMEPKLRETFLLQGKVDAVSGFYTSVIPSLIKGGKTMDDIQIFFYDEFGLDFYGNGILVKQDFMTKNPDAIKAFLKAYFRGMQEVVKDPTAALDLVVSTDQSKLMDRDAEKLRLKLAIERMYVTPEVEAAGFGGADMKRLEKSINQTTEGFKLKPVTVADVFTDKFLPAKEQRMVPPTSDRKPLQ
- a CDS encoding type II toxin-antitoxin system HigA family antitoxin: MFKDGLLLANIQAQVISTEEENDRALGIVESLLAEKNLSLEKEQILRLLVSLIEKFEDEHYQLAASTPHSILLHLMEERGPRQTDLVGLIGSRGVVSEVINGKRTISKSQAKSLGEFFHVDPSLFIDF
- a CDS encoding tetratricopeptide repeat protein; translated protein: MDSTLAIAYLGALVVLLAGVSWLVIRQILKARSLENVISDLQPKLQKEKGTPEDYYQLGSVYLRKKLYAQAITLFNKALKEGGENIAEVYNALGFSYFSQEQYDLAIKNYKEAIALQDGYVTAINNLGHAYEKKKLLPQAIEMYEKVQKLDEKNETAKRRLISLRKQVVPTA